The Cupriavidus nantongensis genome has a segment encoding these proteins:
- a CDS encoding GntR family transcriptional regulator yields the protein MSAQSQSIVQPNGLSLSVQPINAGASLRDQAYAMLRQAIADADIYQSRDEIRLDERVLSEAMGVSRTPIREAMTLLEQEGFLRTVPRRGIYIMRKTKREIVEMIQMWAALESMAARLATENATDAEIAQLRSMFDSFRDSTPAEHIEEYSDANIAFHQAIVQLSKSQIIMDTIRNIFIHVRAIRKMTISQSDRAARSIVDHLRIIEALERRDTELAERLVRQHSLDLADYVEKHCDFLD from the coding sequence ATGTCTGCGCAAAGCCAATCCATCGTCCAGCCCAACGGGCTGTCCCTGTCGGTACAACCGATCAACGCCGGCGCCAGCCTGCGCGACCAGGCCTACGCCATGCTGCGCCAGGCCATCGCCGACGCCGACATCTACCAGTCGCGCGACGAGATCCGGCTGGATGAGCGGGTGCTGAGCGAGGCCATGGGCGTGAGCCGCACGCCGATCCGCGAGGCCATGACGCTGCTGGAGCAGGAAGGCTTCCTGCGCACCGTGCCGCGGCGCGGCATCTACATCATGCGCAAGACCAAGCGCGAGATCGTCGAGATGATCCAGATGTGGGCCGCGCTCGAAAGCATGGCGGCCCGGCTGGCCACCGAGAATGCCACCGATGCCGAGATCGCGCAGCTGCGCAGCATGTTCGACAGCTTCCGCGACTCGACGCCAGCCGAGCATATCGAAGAGTATTCCGACGCCAATATCGCGTTCCACCAGGCGATCGTGCAACTGTCCAAGTCGCAGATCATCATGGACACGATCCGCAACATCTTTATCCACGTGCGCGCGATCCGGAAGATGACGATCTCGCAGAGCGACCGCGCGGCAAGGTCGATCGTCGACCATCTGCGCATCATCGAGGCGCTGGAGAGGCGGGACACAGAACTGGCCGAGCGGCTGGTGCGGCAGCATTCGCTGGACCTCGCCGACTACGTGGAGAAGCACTGCGATTTCCTGGACTGA
- a CDS encoding fumarylacetoacetate hydrolase family protein — translation MQTWIRFCRADGSIGHGRIDQADPNRVVEYDRDGFDNPSPTGAVHDRAALTVVAPCAPGKVVALWNNFHALARKLEKPVPTHPLFLIKPATSLAGPNDAVQRPKSYDGKIVYEGELGIVIGKKARNVTVAEAGAHIFGYTIVNDVTAAELITADPNFPQWTRAKGFDTFGCIGPAIVTGFPWKSASVVTRLDGVERQNYPLSDMIFSPEEQVSRISQDLTLMPGDVIAVGTSLGVGSMKDGAVVEVSIAGIGSLVNHVRG, via the coding sequence GTGCAAACCTGGATTCGTTTTTGCCGCGCCGACGGCAGCATCGGCCATGGCCGCATCGATCAGGCTGACCCCAACCGCGTGGTCGAATATGACCGCGACGGCTTCGACAATCCCAGCCCCACCGGCGCCGTGCATGACCGCGCCGCGCTGACCGTGGTGGCGCCGTGCGCGCCGGGCAAGGTGGTGGCGCTGTGGAACAACTTCCACGCGCTCGCGCGCAAGCTGGAGAAGCCGGTGCCGACGCACCCGTTGTTCCTGATCAAGCCGGCGACCTCGCTGGCCGGTCCCAACGACGCCGTGCAGCGCCCCAAGAGCTACGACGGCAAGATCGTCTACGAGGGCGAGCTGGGCATCGTCATCGGCAAGAAGGCGCGCAACGTGACGGTGGCGGAGGCCGGCGCCCATATCTTCGGCTACACCATCGTCAACGACGTGACCGCGGCCGAGCTGATCACGGCCGATCCCAATTTCCCGCAATGGACCCGCGCCAAGGGCTTCGACACCTTCGGCTGCATCGGCCCGGCCATCGTCACCGGCTTCCCCTGGAAGAGCGCCAGCGTGGTCACGCGGCTGGATGGGGTGGAGCGGCAGAACTACCCGCTGTCCGACATGATCTTCTCGCCCGAGGAGCAGGTCAGCCGGATCTCGCAGGACCTGACGCTGATGCCGGGCGACGTGATTGCCGTGGGCACCTCGCTGGGCGTGGGTTCGATGAAGGACGGCGCCGTGGTCGAGGTGTCGATCGCCGGCATCGGCTCGCTGGTCAACCACGTGCGCGGCTGA
- the frc gene encoding formyl-CoA transferase, which produces METKALQGVRILDMTHVQAGPSATQLMAWLGADVIKVEMPGRGDITRSQLRDVPNADSLYFTMLNSNKRSLTLNMKTPEGKALLEDLIQRSDVLIENFGPGVLARAGFDWDHMQDLNPRLVYASIKGFGPGPYADCKAYENVAQCMGGSASTTGEADGVPTVTGAQIGDSGTGVHAVVGILAALLHREHTGRGQRVEVAMQDAVLNLCRVKLRDQQRLANGPLREYPNEEFGDHVPRAGNASGGGQPGAALRCAPGGPNDYVYVIIQPQGWEPLMRLCGREDLITNPDYATPEARLKHLADCFAVIEKWTRGISKFEVMAALNEVDVPCGPILSMKDLIEDESLYQRGYLVELEHPQRGNYVQLGCPITLSASPVQVERSPLLGEHTEEILEWLGRTPAQIAAMKLAGAV; this is translated from the coding sequence ATGGAAACCAAAGCCCTGCAAGGAGTGCGCATCCTGGACATGACCCACGTCCAGGCGGGACCGTCGGCGACGCAGTTGATGGCGTGGCTGGGCGCGGACGTGATCAAGGTGGAGATGCCGGGGCGCGGCGACATCACGCGCAGCCAGCTGCGCGACGTGCCGAACGCCGACAGCCTGTACTTCACCATGCTCAACTCGAACAAGCGCAGCCTGACGCTGAACATGAAGACGCCCGAAGGCAAGGCGCTGCTCGAGGACCTGATCCAGCGCAGCGACGTGCTGATCGAGAACTTCGGCCCCGGCGTGCTGGCGCGCGCAGGCTTCGACTGGGACCACATGCAAGACCTGAACCCGCGCCTGGTCTATGCCTCGATCAAGGGCTTCGGCCCGGGGCCGTACGCGGACTGCAAGGCTTACGAGAATGTGGCGCAGTGCATGGGCGGCTCGGCTTCGACCACCGGCGAGGCCGACGGCGTGCCCACGGTGACGGGCGCCCAGATCGGCGATTCCGGCACCGGCGTGCATGCCGTGGTCGGCATCCTTGCCGCGCTGCTGCATCGCGAACACACCGGCCGCGGCCAGCGCGTGGAAGTGGCGATGCAGGACGCGGTGCTGAACCTGTGCCGGGTCAAGCTGCGCGACCAGCAGCGCCTGGCCAACGGGCCGCTGCGTGAATATCCCAACGAGGAATTCGGCGACCACGTGCCGCGCGCGGGCAACGCCTCGGGCGGCGGGCAGCCGGGCGCGGCGCTGCGCTGCGCGCCGGGTGGCCCCAACGACTATGTCTACGTCATCATCCAGCCGCAGGGCTGGGAGCCGCTGATGCGCCTGTGCGGGCGCGAGGACCTGATCACCAACCCGGACTACGCCACGCCCGAAGCGCGCCTCAAGCACCTGGCCGACTGCTTCGCCGTGATCGAGAAATGGACCCGCGGCATCAGCAAGTTCGAGGTGATGGCGGCGCTGAACGAGGTCGATGTGCCGTGCGGCCCGATCCTGTCGATGAAGGACCTGATCGAGGACGAGTCGCTGTACCAGCGCGGCTACCTGGTCGAGCTGGAGCATCCGCAGCGCGGCAACTACGTGCAGCTGGGTTGCCCGATCACGCTGTCGGCCTCGCCGGTGCAGGTGGAACGCTCGCCGCTGCTGGGCGAGCACACCGAGGAGATCCTCGAGTGGCTGGGCCGCACGCCCGCGCAGATCGCCGCGATGAAGCTGGCCGGCGCGGTATGA